From the genome of Mixophyes fleayi isolate aMixFle1 chromosome 2, aMixFle1.hap1, whole genome shotgun sequence, one region includes:
- the DDIT3 gene encoding DNA damage-inducible transcript 3 protein: MMAESLPFCSSSGPLSGKELEAWYEDLQDILCSETKTAGVLQSGSDGQVVQVDTLDSSPYLWTLESLGSPIPVNFTDEEVVALEAAVEQLPSELLEFLSQGSHNDFDISSASEPVIVQPSRALEVDSGCSSSPSQTHTEDEESSGSQSGTKRKRNAYPRGGKVRVKEKEQENENKVAHLVAENERLKGEIERLSLEVEKTRKDLIERMVNLKKV; the protein is encoded by the exons ATGATGGCAGAATCGCTGCCGTTCTGCAGCTCTTCTGGCCCCTTGTCAGGCAAAGAGCTGGAAGCCTGGTATGAGGACCTACAAGACATCTTGTGCTCTGAAACAAAAACTGCAGGGGTTCTCCAGTCTGGATCGGATGGGCAG GTGGTGCAGGTGGATACTCTGGACAGCTCTCCTTACCTTTGGACACTCGAATCATTGGGTTCTCCTATACCTGTGAACTTCACTGATGAGGAGGTAGTGGCTTTGGAAGCTGCTGTAGAACAGTTACCTTCCGAGTTGCTGGAATTCTTAAGCCAGGGATCACACAATGACTTTGATATTTCATCTGCTTCAGAGCCTGTAATTGTCCAACCTAGTAGAGCTCTAGAGGTGGACTCTGGCTGCAGCAGCTCTCCATCACAAACTCACACAGAGGATGAGGAGTCTAGTGGCAGCCAATCTGGAACAAAGAGGAAGAGAAATGCCTATCCAAGAGGAGGGAAGGTCCGTGTGAAGGAAAAAGaacaagaaaatgaaaataaagtggCTCATTTAGTGGCAGAGAATGAACGTTTAAAAGGGGAGATTGAGCGACTTAGTCTGGAAGTGGAGAAGACCAGAAAGGATCTGATTGAAAGAATGGTTAACCTTAAAAAGGTTTAG
- the MARS1 gene encoding methionine--tRNA ligase, cytoplasmic isoform X1, with protein MKLYVSDGNPHGLKVLAAAGFWSGDVEIQSLQQEERVVPFLSQAKLPALQLDNGTYLFSSNAICRYFYLSAGKDLDDLSNQWLEWEATELQPVISAALYAHVIQGKKKEDTVATIGKQLGHIAQSLTKKQYLVTDTVSVADIVVWGAIYPFIIDVVSLPDELLSLKNWFKKVSEIESCQKAAESLLKGQGPTVFKAYLQKLPTPVIPSNTSVCNEQDGEDTAAQILSEDDIAAATEAWSKGLADAPRPRQRQHPILPIEGEKNILITSALPYVNNVPHLGNIIGSVLSADVFARYCRLRNWNTLYVCGTDEYGTATETKAMEEGLTPKQICDKYNAVHTHIYKWFDISFDFFGRTTTDHQTIIAQDIFHRLLERDFLLKDTVEQLRCESCQRFLADRFVEGICPFCNYEEARGDQCDKCGKLINAVELKRPQCKICKQSPIVKSSQHLFLDLPKLEARLEKWLEQTFASGDWTANARYITRSWIRDGLKPRCITRDLKWGTPVPLEGFTDKVFYVWFDAPIGYISITANYTDQWEKWWKNPQQVQLYNFMAKDNVPFHSVIFPSCLLGAEDNYTLVNHLIATEYLNYEDGKFSKSRGVGVFGDMAKDTGIPADIWRFYLLYLRPEGQDSAFSWSDLMLKNNSELLNNLGNFVNRAGMFVQKFFNGHVPEMELLSEDKRLLAQVTSELRQYNQLLEKVRIRDALRCILNISRHGNQYIQINEPWKCIKGTQQEQKRAGTVTGLAVNMAALLSVMLQPYMPTISVVIQEQLLVPQEASVLTNDFRCVLHHGHRIGTVSPLFQKLENDQIESLRKRFGGGQLYADNTESQVKAEPKVPAPTPDAVIETSKVGDPQRIKELMQEVDRQGNHVRELKGKKAEKALLDTEVQKLLALKKELALAEGKPLEAPAQKGKKKK; from the exons ATGAAGCTGTATGTGAGCGATGGGAACCCGCATGGGTTGAAGGTGTTGGCTGCTGCCGGCTTCTGGTCTGGGGATGTGGAGATCCAGAGCTTACAGCAGGAGG AAAGAGTTGTGCCCTTCTTGTCTCAAGCAAAGCTGCCAGCACTACAGCTTGATAATGGGACCTATCTTTTCTCTTCTAATGCAATTTGTAG GTATTTTTACTTGTCAGCTGGAAAGGACCTGGATGACCTAAGTAATCAGTGGCTGGAATGGGAAGCAACAGAGCTTCAG ccAGTGATCTCGGCAGCCTTGTATGCACATGTGATACAGGGCAAGAAAAAGGAAGATACTGTAGCAACAATTGGCAAGCAGCTTGGCCATATTGCTCAAAGTCTCACAAAGAAACAATATCTTGTCACA GATACTGTGTCTGTTGCCGATATAGTGGTTTGGGGAGCCATTTACCCTTTCATTATAGATGTGGTTAGTCTGCCAG ATGAACTGTTGTCATTGAAGAATTGGTTTAAAAAAGTATCTGAAATTGAATCATGTCAAAAAGCTGCTGAATCCCTTCTGAAAGGCCAGGGACCCACCGTTTTTAAAGCGTATCTCCAAAAATTGCCTACACCTGTTATCCCATCCAACACCTCTGTCTGCAACGAGCAAGAC GGAGAAGACACAGCAGCCCAGATTCTGTCTGAGGATGATATTGCTGCAGCTACTGAAGCTTGGTCAAAGGGACTTGCTGACGCTCCAAGGCCGAGACAAAGACAGCACCCTAT TCTACCAATAGAAGGAGAGAAGAACATATTGATTACCAGTGCTTTGCCCTATGTGAATAATGTTCCTCACTTGGGGAACATCATTGGTTCTGTACTCAGTGCTGACGTCTTTGCCAG ATACTGCCGGCTGAGAAACTGGAACACGCTGTATGTGTGTGGAACAGATGAATATGGCACAGCCACGGAAACCAAAGCAATGGAGGAAGGGCTGACCCCAAAGCAGATCTGTGACAAGTATAATGCTGTCCACACGCATATATACAAGTGGTTCGATATCTCCTTTGACTTTTTTGGCAGAACTACAACTGACCACCAGACCAT AATTGCTCAGGACATCTTCCATCGTCTGCTGGAGAGAGACTTCCTGCTGAAAGATACTGTGGAGCAGCTCCGGTGCGAGTCCTGTCAGAGGTTCCTGGCAGATCGTTTTGTGGAAGGCATCTGTCCCTTCTGCAACTATGAGGAGGCCAGAGGAGACCAGTGTGACAAATGCGGCAAGCTTATCAACGCTGTAGAGCTAAAG agacCTCAATGCAAAATCTGTAAACAATCTCCTATTGTTAAATCATCCCAGCATCTCTTCTTGGACCTACCTAAG CTAGAAGCGCGTTTGGAGAAGTGGTTGGAGCAGACTTTTGCATCTGGAGATTGGACAGCAAATGCCCGCTACATAACGCGCTCCTGGATTCGTGATGGTTTGAAACCAAGATGCATCACTAGGGATCTGAAGTGGGGAACACCAGTGCCACTGGAAGGCTTCACAGACAAG GTGTTTTATGTCTGGTTTGATGCTCCAATTGGATATATTTCCATTACAGCCAATTATACTGACCAGTGGGAAAAGTGGTGGAAAAATCCTCAGCAg GTCCAACTGTATAACTTCATGGCAAAGGACAATGTTCCATTCCATAGTGTCATTTTCCCATCCTGTCTCCTGGGAGCAGAGGACAACTACACGCTAGTCAACCATCTCATAGCTACAG AATATTTGAATTATGAGGATGGAAAGTTCTCCAAGAGTCGAGGAGTGGGTGTGTTTGGTGACATGGCAAAGGACACCGGTATCCCCGCTGACATCTGGAGATTCTACCTGCTGTACCTGCGGCCTGAGGGACAGGACAGTGCATTCAGCTGGAGCGATCTGATGCTAAAGAATAACTCTGAGTTACTTAATAACTTGGGCAACTTTGTTAACAG AGCTGGAATGTTTGTACAGAAGTTTTTTAACGGACATGTTCCTGAAATGGAGCTGCTTTCCGAGGACAAGAGGCTTCTGGCTCAAGTCACTTCAGAACTCCGGCAGTACAACCAGCTGTTGGAGAAAGTTCG CATCCGTGACGCCCTGAGATGTATTCTGAACATTTCTCGCCATGGAAACCAATACATCCAAATCAATGAGCCATGGAAATGTATCAAAGGAACCCAACAAGAACA GAAACGTGCAGGCACAGTAACCGGATTGGCTGTAAACATGGCAGCTCTGCTTTCAGTTATGCTGCAGCCATATATGCCCACAATCAGTGTCGTCATCCAAGAGCAGCTTCTTGTACCACAGGAAGCCAGTGTGTTGACCAATGACTTCCGCTGCGTTCTGCACCATGGGCACCGTATTGGAACT GTGAGCCCATTGTTTCAGAAGTTAGAGAATGACCAGATTGAGTCCTTGAGAAAACGCTTTGGAGGTGGACAG CTATACGCTGACAACACTGAGTCGCAG GTGAAAGCTGAGCCTAAAGTACCAGCACCCACACCAGATGCAGTCATAGAAACTTCAAAAGTTGGTGACCCCCAGAGGATAAAAGAGCTAATGCAGGAGGTGGACAGACAG GGCAATCATGTGCGGGAGCTGAAGGGCAAGAAGGCAGAGAAAGCATTGCTTGACACAGAGGTGCAGAAGCTTTTAGCTCTGAAGAAAGAACTGGCACTGGCAGAAGGGAAACCACTGGAAGCCCCTGCTCAGAAGGGGAAGAAAAAGAAATAA
- the MARS1 gene encoding methionine--tRNA ligase, cytoplasmic isoform X2 — translation MKLYVSDGNPHGLKVLAAAGFWSGDVEIQSLQQEERVVPFLSQAKLPALQLDNGTYLFSSNAICRYFYLSAGKDLDDLSNQWLEWEATELQPVISAALYAHVIQGKKKEDTVATIGKQLGHIAQSLTKKQYLVTDTVSVADIVVWGAIYPFIIDVVSLPDELLSLKNWFKKVSEIESCQKAAESLLKGQGPTVFKAYLQKLPTPVIPSNTSVCNEQDGEDTAAQILSEDDIAAATEAWSKGLADAPRPRQRQHPILPIEGEKNILITSALPYVNNVPHLGNIIGSVLSADVFARYCRLRNWNTLYVCGTDEYGTATETKAMEEGLTPKQICDKYNAVHTHIYKWFDISFDFFGRTTTDHQTIIAQDIFHRLLERDFLLKDTVEQLRCESCQRFLADRFVEGICPFCNYEEARGDQCDKCGKLINAVELKRPQCKICKQSPIVKSSQHLFLDLPKLEARLEKWLEQTFASGDWTANARYITRSWIRDGLKPRCITRDLKWGTPVPLEGFTDKVFYVWFDAPIGYISITANYTDQWEKWWKNPQQVQLYNFMAKDNVPFHSVIFPSCLLGAEDNYTLVNHLIATEYLNYEDGKFSKSRGVGVFGDMAKDTGIPADIWRFYLLYLRPEGQDSAFSWSDLMLKNNSELLNNLGNFVNRAGMFVQKFFNGHVPEMELLSEDKRLLAQVTSELRQYNQLLEKVRIRDALRCILNISRHGNQYIQINEPWKCIKGTQQEQKRAGTVTGLAVNMAALLSVMLQPYMPTISVVIQEQLLVPQEASVLTNDFRCVLHHGHRIGTVSPLFQKLENDQIESLRKRFGGGQVKAEPKVPAPTPDAVIETSKVGDPQRIKELMQEVDRQGNHVRELKGKKAEKALLDTEVQKLLALKKELALAEGKPLEAPAQKGKKKK, via the exons ATGAAGCTGTATGTGAGCGATGGGAACCCGCATGGGTTGAAGGTGTTGGCTGCTGCCGGCTTCTGGTCTGGGGATGTGGAGATCCAGAGCTTACAGCAGGAGG AAAGAGTTGTGCCCTTCTTGTCTCAAGCAAAGCTGCCAGCACTACAGCTTGATAATGGGACCTATCTTTTCTCTTCTAATGCAATTTGTAG GTATTTTTACTTGTCAGCTGGAAAGGACCTGGATGACCTAAGTAATCAGTGGCTGGAATGGGAAGCAACAGAGCTTCAG ccAGTGATCTCGGCAGCCTTGTATGCACATGTGATACAGGGCAAGAAAAAGGAAGATACTGTAGCAACAATTGGCAAGCAGCTTGGCCATATTGCTCAAAGTCTCACAAAGAAACAATATCTTGTCACA GATACTGTGTCTGTTGCCGATATAGTGGTTTGGGGAGCCATTTACCCTTTCATTATAGATGTGGTTAGTCTGCCAG ATGAACTGTTGTCATTGAAGAATTGGTTTAAAAAAGTATCTGAAATTGAATCATGTCAAAAAGCTGCTGAATCCCTTCTGAAAGGCCAGGGACCCACCGTTTTTAAAGCGTATCTCCAAAAATTGCCTACACCTGTTATCCCATCCAACACCTCTGTCTGCAACGAGCAAGAC GGAGAAGACACAGCAGCCCAGATTCTGTCTGAGGATGATATTGCTGCAGCTACTGAAGCTTGGTCAAAGGGACTTGCTGACGCTCCAAGGCCGAGACAAAGACAGCACCCTAT TCTACCAATAGAAGGAGAGAAGAACATATTGATTACCAGTGCTTTGCCCTATGTGAATAATGTTCCTCACTTGGGGAACATCATTGGTTCTGTACTCAGTGCTGACGTCTTTGCCAG ATACTGCCGGCTGAGAAACTGGAACACGCTGTATGTGTGTGGAACAGATGAATATGGCACAGCCACGGAAACCAAAGCAATGGAGGAAGGGCTGACCCCAAAGCAGATCTGTGACAAGTATAATGCTGTCCACACGCATATATACAAGTGGTTCGATATCTCCTTTGACTTTTTTGGCAGAACTACAACTGACCACCAGACCAT AATTGCTCAGGACATCTTCCATCGTCTGCTGGAGAGAGACTTCCTGCTGAAAGATACTGTGGAGCAGCTCCGGTGCGAGTCCTGTCAGAGGTTCCTGGCAGATCGTTTTGTGGAAGGCATCTGTCCCTTCTGCAACTATGAGGAGGCCAGAGGAGACCAGTGTGACAAATGCGGCAAGCTTATCAACGCTGTAGAGCTAAAG agacCTCAATGCAAAATCTGTAAACAATCTCCTATTGTTAAATCATCCCAGCATCTCTTCTTGGACCTACCTAAG CTAGAAGCGCGTTTGGAGAAGTGGTTGGAGCAGACTTTTGCATCTGGAGATTGGACAGCAAATGCCCGCTACATAACGCGCTCCTGGATTCGTGATGGTTTGAAACCAAGATGCATCACTAGGGATCTGAAGTGGGGAACACCAGTGCCACTGGAAGGCTTCACAGACAAG GTGTTTTATGTCTGGTTTGATGCTCCAATTGGATATATTTCCATTACAGCCAATTATACTGACCAGTGGGAAAAGTGGTGGAAAAATCCTCAGCAg GTCCAACTGTATAACTTCATGGCAAAGGACAATGTTCCATTCCATAGTGTCATTTTCCCATCCTGTCTCCTGGGAGCAGAGGACAACTACACGCTAGTCAACCATCTCATAGCTACAG AATATTTGAATTATGAGGATGGAAAGTTCTCCAAGAGTCGAGGAGTGGGTGTGTTTGGTGACATGGCAAAGGACACCGGTATCCCCGCTGACATCTGGAGATTCTACCTGCTGTACCTGCGGCCTGAGGGACAGGACAGTGCATTCAGCTGGAGCGATCTGATGCTAAAGAATAACTCTGAGTTACTTAATAACTTGGGCAACTTTGTTAACAG AGCTGGAATGTTTGTACAGAAGTTTTTTAACGGACATGTTCCTGAAATGGAGCTGCTTTCCGAGGACAAGAGGCTTCTGGCTCAAGTCACTTCAGAACTCCGGCAGTACAACCAGCTGTTGGAGAAAGTTCG CATCCGTGACGCCCTGAGATGTATTCTGAACATTTCTCGCCATGGAAACCAATACATCCAAATCAATGAGCCATGGAAATGTATCAAAGGAACCCAACAAGAACA GAAACGTGCAGGCACAGTAACCGGATTGGCTGTAAACATGGCAGCTCTGCTTTCAGTTATGCTGCAGCCATATATGCCCACAATCAGTGTCGTCATCCAAGAGCAGCTTCTTGTACCACAGGAAGCCAGTGTGTTGACCAATGACTTCCGCTGCGTTCTGCACCATGGGCACCGTATTGGAACT GTGAGCCCATTGTTTCAGAAGTTAGAGAATGACCAGATTGAGTCCTTGAGAAAACGCTTTGGAGGTGGACAG GTGAAAGCTGAGCCTAAAGTACCAGCACCCACACCAGATGCAGTCATAGAAACTTCAAAAGTTGGTGACCCCCAGAGGATAAAAGAGCTAATGCAGGAGGTGGACAGACAG GGCAATCATGTGCGGGAGCTGAAGGGCAAGAAGGCAGAGAAAGCATTGCTTGACACAGAGGTGCAGAAGCTTTTAGCTCTGAAGAAAGAACTGGCACTGGCAGAAGGGAAACCACTGGAAGCCCCTGCTCAGAAGGGGAAGAAAAAGAAATAA
- the LOC142140165 gene encoding cytochrome b-c1 complex subunit 7-like gives MRDDTLYENEEVQEAIRRLPPKVYDDRIFRIKRTLDLDMKKSILPKEQWTKYEQDIHYLEPYLKEAVRERKEQAEWQKK, from the coding sequence ATGCGAGATGACACACTGTATGAAAACGAGGAAGTACAAGAGGCAATAAGGCGGCTTCCACCCAAGGTGTATGACGACAGAATTTTTCGCATCAAAAGAACTTTGGATCTCGATATGAAAAAGAGTATCCTCCCCAAAGAACAGTGGACGAAATATGAACAGGACATCCACTATCTGGAGCCGTACCTGAAAGAGGCTGTCCGTGAAAGGAAAGAACAGGCAGAATGGCAGAAGAAATGA